The genome window CTTGGTCAGGTTCCTACTGAAAAGAGAATATTAGCGGAAACCCTAGGCCCACAAGGCCCAGCCAGAGGGCGTAGAGGGGCAGGAGCCAGGATTGCCATCTTTCCAGATCGGAGAAGGCAATCCTGCCGCGGAAAAACCTGACAAAAAGCAGCGCCAGTCCCGCCAGATTGATAAAGATCAGGATATTTTCTCCCAGGGCCGCCAACTTATTTGGGCTGATGCCGTAGGAGCTAAGCCGGGAGATGATAGCAGACAGGGCGATCCCATCGATAATCAAAGGGGTAAGGATCAGTAGGAGACTAATCCAATCGTACATCTGTGGACGGGGCGTTCCCTTTCGAGTAGAGAGGGTATAAAAGACGATCCCCAGGACTAGGATCAGCAGCAAATCAAGTCCGATGAGTAACGAACGGTCCATCATCAGATTTGTCCCTTGGAACACCAGAACCCCCAGAAAGACCGTCAGCACACAAAGGAGGAGCGGGGCAAAAATCCTGGCCAGGATCGGTGCGAAGTTTTCAACCACATGTCTCCGCCGATCAGCAAAATAGGCGGCGATGATCGGGGCTCCCACCGCGGTCGGTACGGCGAAGGACTGAAGGATATGCCCGGCAGCATCGATACCAATGGCGGAAAACAGGAGGCTGGTTAAGCCGCTGATCACCACAACTCCGCAAAGAAAGAGGGTTGTGTAGACAAATAACTCACCGGTAAAGCGGAGGAAATCCATTCTTCGAGAAACACTCCTCCATTCACTTCCTGTGTATGCCAGGCCGGTGATCAACCAAAGAAAAAGGGGAAGATGTATTGAACTCAAGAGCATTGTCTGGCTTGACTCGGCAAAGGGATGGCGATTCATCAAGAGGATGGATAGGCCGAAGGTCATGGTGATGAAGGCCGCAGCCCGACGGGAAATTTGACGTTTCGTAGCAAAAAAGACGGCGACAAAGGGTAAGACAAAAAGGCTCAAATTCTTGAGAAAGAAGGCAGAATCTTCCCGAAAGCCGATGCCAAACAGCTTGGGCAATTGGGTCAAGAGTCCCGCGAAGATAGCCAGGCACACGGGAAGAACCCAGTCCCGTTCCTGATTTTGGTGGACTTCGGCGGGGGCAGGCTCTGGAAGCAGCCTCTGCCAGAAGCCTCGGGAATTGGTTTTCTGAAATGCTGCGGAGAGTGAGGGGAGGTCTTCCAGACGCTTCACCCCGATTAGGAAGGCTTCCTCCTCCGACAGCCCCAGCGCCGTCAGGGAGTTGATTTCCCGCCGCAGGTAATCCTCAAGTTCCTGTAGGTCTGCAATGTCGATACCGCCTGAACTCAGGCAAAGGCTTCGCCATTCCAAGATGTATTCCTCAGCTGTTCCTTTCCTGATGGACACTTTTGCACCCCTTCTTCCATCTTTTTTAGCCAATTGCTTCAGAAGATTCTCTTCGTATTTGTACCACAATCTATGCTGGAGCAGATGAAAAAAGTATTCGCCGCCGGTGGACTAATTCTGCCTTAGGATGGGATTGCCCCTGGACCGATACCGGAGGAATCAGGTAACCAATATAGAAATGTATGGAAGTAAGGCGGTGAGCGATACTTATGGCGATACTACATAATGATTGGGCCCAGGTAGTGGGGGATGAATTTGACAAGCCCTATTACCAACAACTGCGCCAGTGGTTGATTAAAGAATACAGAACTGCCACTGTCTATCCCGATATGTACGATATCTTCAATGCCTTGCACTATACTCCCTATCACGAGGTAAAGGTCGTGATTTTAGGGCAGGATCCTTACCATGGTGAGGGGCAGGCCCACGGTCTCAGCTTTTCGGTGCAACCCGGAGTGACTCCGCCTCCTTCTCTTCGAAACATCTTCATTGAATTGCAGGCAGATCTGGGTTGCCCCATTCCCAATCACGGTTGCCTTGAGCATTGGGCAAGACAAGGTGTCTTGCTGCTCAACACGGTGTTGACGGTCCGCAAGGCCCAGCCCAATTCCCACCAGGGCCGAGGTTGGGAGCAGTTCACCGATCGGGTGATTCAGTCTTTGAATTCCAGGGAAAAGCCGGTAGTTTTCATTCTGTGGGGTAGGAAGGCTCAAGCTAAGAAGGAGCTAATCACTTCGTCCCACCATTACATCATCGAGTCGGCCCATCCCAGTCCTTACTCCGCACAGCGGGGGTTTTTTGGTAGTCGGCCCTTTTCTCGGGCCAATGAGTTTTTGGCGAGGAATGGATTGGAAGTAATTGATTGGCAAATTCCAAATCGGTAGAAAAATATGCAGGGGGTGCAAAGGTTGTTTTTTACCGAGAGAAAGATCGGTGCCAGAATTAGGGAATTGGCAGAGTTTCGATATCGCGATGCCATTTCCCTGGAATCAATGCAGTATCAGATTGATACCAGCGGTGATGTAGGTCTATATCCTCCCACCGACGGTGAGTGGAAGCCGGCGGTCATGAATCAACGCTGGCAAGGTCGGGACCTCTACGTTTGGGTTACTGCTACCGTGGAGATTCCCGCGGAGTGGAAGGAACGGAAGGTCTTGGGACGTTTTGACTTTGGCAAAACGGGAGGCGGGGGTAACTCCGGCTTTGAGTCCCTGTTGTTTGTCAACGGTAAGCCCTACCAGGGAGTGGACTCCAATCACCATGAAGTATTTTTCCCACCGGAGCTGGTAGGAACCACCGTGGAGTTGTCCTTCCGGTTGTGGTCCGGCCTTGAGGGCGGCGGCAAGCCCCGGGAGCAGGAAATGATGCTCCGCAAAGCAGAGATCTGTTGGCTCGATGAAGCTGCCGATGATTTGGTCTTTACCTCGTGGGCGGCCCTAGAGACGGTGAAGGAGCTGGATGAGAACCAGCCGGAGCGGTCCTTGCTGCTGACGGCATTGGATCGGGCCTATCTGTTGGTGGATTGGTCCAAGCCTGGATCCGAAGGCTTCTACGCTTCCATCGCCGAGGCTAGAGAAGAGCTCAACAACCAGATTGCTGCTATCGAAAAGCATCATCCCGTGACCATTCGCTGTATCGGTCACACCCATATCGACGTGGCCTGGTTGTGGCGTCTCAAGCACACCAGAGAGAAGGGTGCTCGCTCCTTCTCCACGGTTTTGCGGTTGATGGAACTGTATCCCGATTACGTATTCCTGCAAAGTCAGCCGCAGCTCTAT of Bacillota bacterium contains these proteins:
- a CDS encoding uracil-DNA glycosylase encodes the protein MAILHNDWAQVVGDEFDKPYYQQLRQWLIKEYRTATVYPDMYDIFNALHYTPYHEVKVVILGQDPYHGEGQAHGLSFSVQPGVTPPPSLRNIFIELQADLGCPIPNHGCLEHWARQGVLLLNTVLTVRKAQPNSHQGRGWEQFTDRVIQSLNSREKPVVFILWGRKAQAKKELITSSHHYIIESAHPSPYSAQRGFFGSRPFSRANEFLARNGLEVIDWQIPNR